In Arvicola amphibius chromosome 1, mArvAmp1.2, whole genome shotgun sequence, one DNA window encodes the following:
- the LOC119826221 gene encoding olfactory receptor 52N4 gives MSVQNNTDLRPASFVLNGIPGLEDMHVWISFPFCSMYAVAMVGNCGLLYLIFFEDSLHRPMYYFLAMLSITDLVMCSSTIPKALCIFWFHLKEIGFDDCLVQMFFIHTFTGMESGVLMLMALDRYVAICYPLRYSTILTNPIIAKVGFATFLRGVLLIIPFMFLTKRLPYCRGNIINHTYCDHMSVAKLSCGNVKVNAIYGLMVALLIGGFDILCITVSYTMILRAVVSLSSTDARQKAFSTCTAHICAIVFSYSPAFFSFFSHRFGGHTIPPSCHIIVANIYLLLPPTMNPVVYGVKTKQIRDCVIRILSGSKDSKSHSI, from the coding sequence ATGTCAGTGCAGAATAACACAGATCTGAGACCAGCTTCCTTCGTTCTGAATGGGATCCCAGGCCTGGAAGACATGCACGTCTGGATTTCCTTCCCGTTCTGTTCCATGTATGCAGTGGCTATGGTGGGGAACTGTGGACTCCTCTACCTCATCTTCTTTGAGGACTCCTTGCACAGACCCATGTACTACTTTTTAGCAATGCTTTCTATAACGGACCTTGTCATGTGCTCTAGTACGATCCCTAAAGCCCTCTGCATCTTCTGGTTTCATCTTAAGGAAATCGGATTTGATGACTGTCTTGTCCAGATGTTCTTCATCCATACCTTCACAGGGATGGAGTCTGGGGTGCTCATGCTCATGGCTCTGGACCGCTATGTAGCCATCTGCTACCCACTGCGTTACTCCACCATCCTCACCAATCCTATCATTGCCAAGGTTGGGTTTGCCACCTTCCTAAGGGGGGTGCTGCTAATTATCCCATTCATGTTTCTCACTAAGCGCTTGCCCTACTGCAGAGGCAATATAATAAATCATACCTACTGTGACCACATGTCTGTAGCCAAGTTGTCTTGTGGCAACGTCAAGGTGAATGCCATTTATGGTCTGATGGTCGCCCTCCTGATTGGGGGCTTTGACATCCTGTGTATCACTGTCTCCTACACCATGATCCTGAGGGCAGTGGTCAGCCTGTCCTCCACAGACGCTCGGCAGAAGGCCTTCAGCACCTGCACGGCCCACATCTGCGCCATCGTTTTCTCCTACAGCccagccttcttttctttcttttctcaccgCTTTGGGGGCCACACCATTCCTCCATCTTGCCACATCATTGTGGCTAATATTtatctgcttttgcctcccactATGAACCCTGTTGTCTATGGAGTGAAAACCAAGCAGATACGAGACTGTGTTATTAGGATTCTTTCAGGGTCTAAGGATTCCAAAAGCCACAGCATATAA
- the LOC119820982 gene encoding LOW QUALITY PROTEIN: olfactory receptor 52N4-like (The sequence of the model RefSeq protein was modified relative to this genomic sequence to represent the inferred CDS: substituted 1 base at 1 genomic stop codon) has protein sequence MLLLNXTEMTPASLILNGIPGLEDMHVWISFPFCSMYAVAVVGNCGLLYLIFFEDFLHRSMYYFLAVLSFTNLVMCTASVPKTLCIFWFYIKEISFTDCLAQMFFIHTFTGMESGVLMLMALDRYVVICYPLRYSTILTNPVIAKAGLATFLRAVVLIIPLIFITKQLPYCRGNIISHTYCYQLSVAKIFCGNIKVNIVYGLMIALLIGGFDILCITVSYTMILRAVVSLSSTDTRQKTFSTCTAHICAIIFSYGPAFFCFFLNRFGGHTIHPSCLIIVANIYLLLPPTMNPVVYGVKTKQIRDCVIRILSGSKDEKHS, from the coding sequence ATGCTACTGCTGAATTAAACAGAGATGACCCCAGCCTCATTGATTCTGAATGGGATCCCAGGCCTGGAAGACATGCATGTCTGGATTTCCTTCCCATTCTGTTCCATGTATGCAGTGGCTGTTGTGGGGAACTGTGGACTCCTCTACCTCATTTTCTTTGAGGACTTCCTTCACAGGTCGATGTATTACTTCTTGGCTGTGTTGTCCTTTACCAATCTTGTCATGTGCACTGCTTCAGTACCCAAAACTCTCTGTATCTTCTGGTTCTACATTAAGGAAATCAGTTTTACTGACTGCCTTGCCCAGATGTTCTTCATTCACACTTTCACAGGGATGGAGTCTGGAGTACTTATGCTGATGGCTCTGGACCGCTATGTAGTGATTTGCTATCCTCTACGCTATTCTACCATCCTCACCAATCCTGTCATTGCAAAAGCTGGGCTTGCTACTTTCTTGAGAGCAGTAGTGCTCATCATTCCTTTGATTTTCATCACAAAGCAACTTCCCTACTGCAGAGGCAATATAATAAGCCATACCTACTGTTACCAGTTATCTGTAGCCAAAATCTTCTGTGGGAATATCAAGGTCAATATTGTCTATGGTTTGATGATAGCCCTCTTGATTGGGGGCTTTGACATCCTGTGTATCACTGTCTCCTACACCATGATCCTGAGGGCAGTGGTCAGCCTGTCCTCCACAGACACTCGACAGAAGACCTTCAGCACCTGCACTGCCCACATCTGTGCCATCATTTTCTCCTATGGTCCagccttcttttgtttctttttaaaccgATTTGGGGGCcacaccatccatccatcttgcCTCATCATTGTGGCTAATATTtatctgcttttgcctcccactATGAACCCTGTTGTCTATGGAGTGAAAACCAAGCAGATACGAGACTGTGTCATAAGGATTCTTTCGGGGTCTAAGGATGAAAAACATAGTTGa